GCAACACGAAGTCTAGTTGGTAGCTGGCTACATTTTCAATATCAGCTTCCGTAAAATACTGTGAGAATTTACCCTTTAGCTGCACGGTACAGGTGAGGGCAGGCGTGCGAGCTATCAGGTCAGCAATGCCCACCCGACGGGTGGCGGCTGGCTTATAAAGCAGCTTGCTGTAGGCGGTAAACAGCAAGCGCCGTGGACTAATGCGCGCCGCCCGGCTAGCTACGCTCATGGCTCGGCCCAGTACTTGACCCTCTACAATAAGTAGGTCCAGCGAAACTCCCGGCGTGGCCAGCAGCCGGTCAATAACCTGTCGCTCCCAGGCGGCCAGGTGGTTACCATTGCACATTATCCCGAATCGTATCTTAGGAAAGGGCTGATTCATAAGTATAAAGAAGCGCGCGGTTAAGCGACGCAGCCGGCTTACCGCAGCGGCCCGAGTGGCGAACCGCTAGTAACATAAGCCCGGCAAAGTTAGGCCACGATGCCATATGGGCTATCGCCATCCTAGTACACCCTAGAGGGATTGGGCTATTCATGCAAAGTACGGTTACCTTTGCTTAGCTCATTGATTTATCCTTGCATTAATAAAAAAGGTCCTTGCAAGTTATTAGATACAATTTTTTGTTTATATAATATGGTAATATGTTTTGATATTTTAAATTGATATAGTTAAAATTTTTTAATAATTTGACATGATTAATTCTATTACTGCGCCAGTTAACTCTACAAAATCACCTGAGGTTTTGGCTAGGGGGCGCGTATTTTTTCCTAACCTGGATGGCCTACGCTTCTTTGCCTTTTTGTCCGTTTTTCTATTTCACTCCTTTTATACGCCTTATTCCGCCGTATCGCAGTCGGCGGTGTATAAGGTGTTTTATAACCTGACAAGGCCTGGCCACTTGGGAGTCAATTTTTTCTTCGTGCTGAGTGGTTTTTTAATTACCTATTTGCTGCTCAGTGAGCGAGCGCTTACCGGGCGCATTGCCATAGGTGCTTTTTATATGCGGCGCATTCTGCGGATTTGGCCCTTGTACTACTTAATAGTACTGCTAGGTTTTGTAATATATCCTTGGGCGAAAGTGCATTTTGGCCAGCATGGCTACCACGAAACGGCACAAGTCGGATACTTTCTGGTTTTTCTTAGTAATTTTAATAACCTCTACCACGGTTCCGAAACGCCTACGTTAACTCTCCTCTGGTCCGTATCGGTTGAGGAGCAATTTTATGTGGTCTGGCCATTGCTGGTAGCTATAGTACCTACCCGCCGTTTAGGCTGGCTCTTTGGGGGCGTTATTATGCTGAGCCTGGTCTTCCGGGCACTGCATTGGAATGAGCCTTTGGTACTTGGGTTTCATACACTGGGGCTTATTGGTGACATGGCCCTGGGTGGGCTGACTGCTTGGTTGTGTTTTCGCGACGAGCGCCTCACCTCTGCGGTGGCCCGGCTGCCCCGCTGGGCTATCGTGTTAACGTATATGGCTGGCATCACACTTTGCTACTATACATATAGCCTTAGCGCCGTGCCTGGCTATTCAGTAATAGAGCGCCTGCTATTAGGATTATTCTTTGCTTTTGTGCTGCTCGAGCAAAATTATGCGCAGCATTCGGTTGTTAAAATGACGCAACTGCGTTTTCCTACTTACTGGGGCACTTATACTTACGGCCTGTACTGCCTGCACTACCTGGCCTTGCTGCTGGGCATTTATTTGATGACTCGGCTAGGGTTAAACACTACTCCGCTGGGTGTGATACTTGGCGATAACCTGCTGGGCCTTGCTATAGCGCTCTTCGTTAGTTGGGTCAGCTTCACGTATTACGAAAAGCCATTTTTGAAATTAAAGAATCGTTTTGCATTTATTACTAAGTAATGACTGGCGGGCTGACGCTATGCTTGGCTGGATGGTAGCATTGTAGCTATTTGTTGTAAAAAGCCGAGGTAGATGAATTTAATTAACCTAGCTCTGCTCGCCGCACCTTAGTAAGTGATAACTATATGGTCTTAAAGGGGACGCTTAAAGCTAGCCCGAATTTGCTAGGCGATAGTCAGACTAAATATTCTAGCTTGCTGGAATTTAAATTGATGCTGCCCGATGGCGGCGCGGGCACTACATTGGTAGCTTGCGAATTATATAGTACATATTCCTTTTGTAGAACTTAAGTAAGCGCCTCTATAGCCGGCTGCGCTACGCCACCATGCCGTTGTGTAGTAGCTGGCGAATGCGTGTGCTACCTCGGAAGCAAGCAGTGTGGGCACACTTGGATGATTTTTTCAATATGGCTGGGCCGGCATTACGAACAACTGGCTAGGCGGTTTTAAGCAAGCCGACATCATACTATAATATCTATGAAATGGAGTCATTTTTGTTGACTTACCGCCATACCTTATTTGGCGGCACAACGCTAGTCGCCTGTTGCCAGGGTCTGCGCGAACTACTCGGACGTGAGCAGTCGGACTTATTTAGTGTCTAATATGAACCGCCCGGAAATGCCTGTTGCCATCTCAGAATTGGTAGTCGCTGATAATAGGCACTTGCGCTTTGTCGCTGCCGACTACACCTATCGTAAGCTTAAAAATATCTGCCCTTCGCTATTTTTTGACATTTTTGATACTTTTATATTATTGCTGAGCTTACCGCAGTATCCCGCTAAATATTTGCAGTCGGCCAAGACTTTCTTATTTCCATCTTGCTGAAAATACTTCCTGATAGCACTGAGCGGACCACTGAATTGTTGCTTGCTGACACTAAGTGCTGCTTGCCGGATGGAACCTCGGGAAATACTGTCCCTACAGAGTGTAGTTGCCGTTCAACTGTTATGACGCCTTTAAGCTGGGGTACATAGTTTATTGTTACCTATACTAACTTAGCTTGTCGACCTGTTCCAAGCAAACTACTTTAGATACAAGTAACTCTTGACTGTTTAGCTGATTTTACACTGCATAAGTATTTAGGGCGGAAAGCCACAAATAAATGGAGAATTTTATACAAGAGCGAATTTTTGCGCATTGGTTATATTTGGTAAAGGAGGTAGGTCGTGGTTGAGATTTTGCCCACTGTACTAGTCGTAGATAATTCACGGGCTGTGACGGGAGCCGTAAATGCTATACAACACGCCACTACACCTTTATGCAAGCAATTTAACTTTATATACGTGCTGCCTACCGGGAGCACAGCCCGCTTAATGCTAGAAGCTAAAGGATACAGAGTATATGAACTTCCCTTTGTAGAAATTAGCCGACGAAAGGCTGACCTGCTGCGCTACCCTTTCGCCTTATTATTTAACGGTTGGCGACTAGCGCGATTAGCGTGGCGCGAAAGAGCTAGGATTATACATCTAAATGACTTTTATAACCTAACGGGCTATGTGGCGCGGTTACTCTGCATTGGCAATCTGCGAGTAGTAACGCACGTGCGCTTTTTACCGCAAAGTTTGCCGCAGTCATTGGCGCGTATTTGGCGTTGGCTTAGTTCCCATTTAGCGGCGCGCACAGTATGTGTGTCACAAGCTGTGGGGAATTATTTTGATAGTGTGCCCAATGCCCGCATAATCTACGACCCATTGCCGAATGCTGAGCGGTATTCGATTCCTCAGCACGCGCCTCGGACTGATGGCACTATAGAGCTGCTGTATCTGAGTAATTACATTCAGGGCAAGGGGCAGGATTTGGCACTTTCCGCCTTTGAGGCAGCTTATGCAGCAAATCCAAGCTTGCGTCTGCGTTTTGTTGGTGGCGATATGGGGCTAGAAAAAAATCGCAAGTTCCGGCAGCAGCTGGAAGCTGCTGCCCAGCAGGCCGGCCTAGCGGCCGTAATATATTTTAACGGGTTTGCTACCGATGTAGAGGCAGCCATTAAAGCGGCCGATATAGTACTGAACTTTTCGGAGTCAGAATCATTTTCGTTGACTTGCCTCGACGCGCTATATTATGGTACGCCATTGATTGCCAGCGACTGTGGTGGTCCTGCTGAATTGTTTGAACATGGTCGCTCGGGCTTACTAGTACCTAACCGTGATGTCGCCGCTATGACAAAAGCTATTAATGAGCTGGCTTCTGATGCCAACTTGCGAGCCCAGTTTGCAGTAGCTGGACGAGATTTTGTACGACAAAAATTTGCTCCGGCTAACACCTATTATGCTCTAGGTCTTCTTTACAAAGAATTACTAGCCAAGGGCAGCTAGCTGCTGAATAGATATTCTATAGGCAAGTGTAAATAATCTACTCAATTCTCCTCCACATTGCGCATCTTATTTCTTATTCCATATCCATCAGGGCAAGCACCTTCGCAGCGCTTTCGGTTCGAACAGTATTTAGACATACTGCGTCAAAAGGGCCACGTATATAAATTAGCGCCCTTTTTGGACGATACAACTTGGCGCATTTTATACCAGCCTGGCCAGGCTGTTCGCAAGGCGTTAGGTATTTTACGTGGCTTTGGGCGGCGACTAGGCCATGTGTTGGCTGCTCTTAGATATGACTTCATATTCGTGCATCGGGAGGCCGCGCCTCTCGGACCGCCCATATTCGAATGGTTGCTAGCCAATGTGTTGCGGAAAAAAATTATTTATGATTTCGATGATGCCATCTGGCTGTCTAATACTTCAGAGGCTAATAAAATGGCCGCTGGGCTAAAATGGCACCACAAAGTAGAGAGTATTTGCCGGTGGGCCTATAAAAACAGTTGCGGAAATGAATACCTAGCTACGTATGCCCGGCAGTTTAATGCTAGCACAGTCGTAAACCCAACTACTATTGATACGGTGCATCTCCATAATCAAGTGCGTGACCAGCTGGCGCTTGGCCCGCTTGTTATCGGCTGGACTGGCACACACTCAACTCTCAAATACTTACTGCCGCTAGTGCCTGTGTTGGCGCAGCTTGAGGCGGAAGGTTTTGAATTTGAATTTCGGGTTATTTCTAATCAGCCGCCCGAGTTTAACCAGCCTTTGCGTTCATTACGCTTTGTGCCGTGGCAGAAAGCCACCGAAATTCCCGACTTGTTGACGTTTCATGTTGGTTTAATGCCATTGGAGGATGACCCATGGGCAAAAGGCAAATGTGCTTTTAAGGCTCTACAGTACATGGCGTTGGGCATTCCTGCCCTGGTGTCGCCGGTCGGCATGAATACCGAGGTCGTACAGGACGATTACAATGGTTACATCTGCCGGACTCCATCGGAGTGGCATCAGCGATTAAGGCAACTGCTAACCGATTCTGCGCATCGACAAGCACTAGGGGCTGCCGCCCGCGCTACTATAGAGCAGCGATATTCAGTAAACGCGAATACCCCTAACTTCTTGCAGTTATTCAGCTAGTATAATATGGTGTGGGCAGGCAGAGAGTAAGCCTGCACTACTCCTCAGCAACTGGACAGCTTAGCGGAGAATATTTCATAATAGGGTTATGGTTGAATGCGAAGTGTGCGCATACTTACTGCACTACTTCCACCCAGCCCTTAAAGCGGCGGCCAGTGGTATAAGTCAGCAGGTAGTAGTACATGCCCGCCGCGTTTTCGCCGGCCCAGTGAAAATTGCGGTCGCCCGACTCGTACACCAGCCGGCCCCAGCGCGAGAATATTTTGATGCCCGCGAAGCGCGCGTCGCAGAAGTCGGGCGGTAGGCTGCTCATCGTGAATACGCGGTTGGCCAGGTTAGGGCCAGTGGGCAGAATGATGTTGGGTGGAGTGAAGGCCAGTGTATCGGGGTCAATTACCGCGAAGCGCACGGTGCGCGTCTGGGGCTGGGGCCGGCAGGTAGCTTCCTGCAACTGAAATGTGACAGTGAGTATCTGGGCCTTGCCGCCCAGCACGCTGGCCGCGTCGCAGCCCGGCAGCCACGCAAAGGTGCCGCTGGCCCGCCCCGCCGGGCTAGGCGTAGTAGTGAAGCGCATGCCCGCGCTAGCCAGGTCGAAGCCTTGTCCGGCGGCGCTCAGCGTCAGCACGTCGGTGTCGGCGTCGAAGCCGGTGAGGGTGGCGGTGTAGGGCTGGCCCAGCGGCAGCCGGATGAGCGGCGGGTCGGCCGGGGCGGGGCTAGCCGGGGGAGCGTGGTGGTGAGCACCGGCGGCGTGTTGGTATAGTCCACAATCACCGGAATACTGAGCGGGGCCGAGGCTAGGTTTTCGCCGCAGGGCGTGGTCGAAGTTGCCGTAAAAATTAATTGCCGCACCGTGCCCGGCGGGTCGGTGATGGCCCGGCAATCGACGGGCCAGGTGAACCGCGCCCGGCGCGTGGTGCCCACCTGCCCCTGCGGTACAATAACGGCCCCCAGCGCACTGGGCACGAAGCTGCTAGGACTACCAGTGAGCGTAAACAGGATGGGGTCGCTGTCGGGGTCAGTGGCGATGAGGTCAAAGGCCAGCGTCTGGCCGGGGCGCACGTGCAGCGGCAGGGTAGGGCCGGCGGTGCTGATGAGCGTTGGCGGCGCATTGGGCGGCGGCACGCCGATAAAGGCCACGTGCACCGTGTCGTGCTTAGGCAGCGAGCAGCCATTGTCGGCCACCAGCACGTCGAGGTAAGCTACCTTGCCCTTGGTGTCGGTGCATTCCGAAAAGCACAGCGATGCTACCAGCGTATCGGGCTGGCCCACCGCGTGCACCGTGCCGCTGGTGGCCGTGGTAAATGTGGGCAGCGGCCCG
The genomic region above belongs to Hymenobacter sp. BRD128 and contains:
- a CDS encoding glycosyltransferase family 4 protein, with the protein product MRILFLIPYPSGQAPSQRFRFEQYLDILRQKGHVYKLAPFLDDTTWRILYQPGQAVRKALGILRGFGRRLGHVLAALRYDFIFVHREAAPLGPPIFEWLLANVLRKKIIYDFDDAIWLSNTSEANKMAAGLKWHHKVESICRWAYKNSCGNEYLATYARQFNASTVVNPTTIDTVHLHNQVRDQLALGPLVIGWTGTHSTLKYLLPLVPVLAQLEAEGFEFEFRVISNQPPEFNQPLRSLRFVPWQKATEIPDLLTFHVGLMPLEDDPWAKGKCAFKALQYMALGIPALVSPVGMNTEVVQDDYNGYICRTPSEWHQRLRQLLTDSAHRQALGAAARATIEQRYSVNANTPNFLQLFS
- a CDS encoding glycosyltransferase family 4 protein, with the translated sequence MLPTGSTARLMLEAKGYRVYELPFVEISRRKADLLRYPFALLFNGWRLARLAWRERARIIHLNDFYNLTGYVARLLCIGNLRVVTHVRFLPQSLPQSLARIWRWLSSHLAARTVCVSQAVGNYFDSVPNARIIYDPLPNAERYSIPQHAPRTDGTIELLYLSNYIQGKGQDLALSAFEAAYAANPSLRLRFVGGDMGLEKNRKFRQQLEAAAQQAGLAAVIYFNGFATDVEAAIKAADIVLNFSESESFSLTCLDALYYGTPLIASDCGGPAELFEHGRSGLLVPNRDVAAMTKAINELASDANLRAQFAVAGRDFVRQKFAPANTYYALGLLYKELLAKGS
- a CDS encoding acyltransferase, yielding MINSITAPVNSTKSPEVLARGRVFFPNLDGLRFFAFLSVFLFHSFYTPYSAVSQSAVYKVFYNLTRPGHLGVNFFFVLSGFLITYLLLSERALTGRIAIGAFYMRRILRIWPLYYLIVLLGFVIYPWAKVHFGQHGYHETAQVGYFLVFLSNFNNLYHGSETPTLTLLWSVSVEEQFYVVWPLLVAIVPTRRLGWLFGGVIMLSLVFRALHWNEPLVLGFHTLGLIGDMALGGLTAWLCFRDERLTSAVARLPRWAIVLTYMAGITLCYYTYSLSAVPGYSVIERLLLGLFFAFVLLEQNYAQHSVVKMTQLRFPTYWGTYTYGLYCLHYLALLLGIYLMTRLGLNTTPLGVILGDNLLGLAIALFVSWVSFTYYEKPFLKLKNRFAFITK
- a CDS encoding gliding motility-associated C-terminal domain-containing protein, with translation MLTLSAAGQGFDLASAGMRFTTTPSPAGRASGTFAWLPGCDAASVLGGKAQILTVTFQLQEATCRPQPQTRTVRFAVIDPDTLAFTPPNIILPTGPNLANRVFTMSSLPPDFCDARFAGIKIFSRWGRLVYESGDRNFHWAGENAAGMYYYLLTYTTGRRFKGWVEVVQ